CACGCACAAAAATATGATAAAGATTTTGGACGGCTACGCGATCTTATAACTTTGCTAGCACTGTTGTCCTCATCTGGCAGTTCAGTTATGCACCTTCTTTGTATGGGCACTATGACAAAATGGTGGGCAACCAGATACACAGAGTGAATATCTGACTTAGTTTGGTTTAATTTAAGAAACTGACATGTATATAAATTAGTGGAGAAACATTTACTAGACAAGGATGACATGAGCTGTGATGATCTCAGAGCTTCATTTAGTCTAAGTCACAGTTATCCGACCTGTCAGAAAGGTCAAATAAACCAAAAAGGCAGAACAAAATATTTAAAGCATCTTCTTTGGGATTCCAACTGGACAACAAGTTTTCTGCCTCAAACTGTTGTTGCTTGTTTCAGAATTTCCATATTTGTTCATATACATCATTGTCTACACTTACAAAACTACCTCAGCCCCACACTACCCGGCAAAACGCTTGTGACATCACACATCTATACATTCTATAGACATAGCTTGAAGAAAGGCTGGCCGGATTAACTGGTAAATGCAATTAAAAAGGCTCTCATTGTGTCTTAAAACAAATTGCTCAACAATGAGGTGGTTTATATTAGTCACACAATTTAATTATTTTGACCTTTACGCCTGATTGAACATGTCACCTGGTCAAATTTGGCAAGCTGTGCACTAAGTCCTTTGGTaaacatgaaaaacacagaaaaactcAAGACAGCACCATAGCCAATGTGAATCCTACTGACTACTATTATAATCTAAGGGAGATAAAATAATCATGGATGGAAGTTATGCCTGAGAGCCGAATTTGGCCAACTGTGCCACACATCTCCATCCATCTAAAAGGCACCTGTAAAGCCAAGGGCTTCTTCATTCAATTTTGATTGTTTAGCAGCTTGAGTTTTCTTTCACACTGAAAACTGCACTTGGTGGAAGCATTGTTTAAAGACAATCCATTCTAACTGGCAGATGAGCTGTGGACCAAACTACAAAAAAGTGAAAGGGAAcaaggacagagggatgagtGGTGAGAGATGGGAGAACAGAGGCTGCCCATAGGGTTGAAGACTGTCAGCAGAAGGCTTGGAGGCTCGGGTCATCCTTTGGGTGCAGCAAATTCCCAGTCCAGGCTCATAGTTATTGGTGAAGTGTGCATGTGGCCCCACTGGGTCTCTGGGGTGGAGCCTGTTACTCAATGGCCCCAGGCCTGGTGGCCACATAGACAAAGACCACGATGACAAGCACCACCACAGCCAACGTAGGCAGCACCACGGTGGCCACCTGTTGGCGTGCCTCCTGCATGGCCGCCTTGCGCTCCTTCTTGTCCTTGGACGTCTCCTTCTTGGGCTTGCCTTTCAACTGTCTCATGGCGCCTAGCAGGCTGTCCTCCTTCCCTTGAGCACTGGTGTTCTTAGACCCTCAGCTTGGTCAGACAGTGGGGGAGGTGAGAGTTAGGGAGTGCTGAGTTAGAGTGCACCCCCTGGGTATTGAGTACGGAGGTCCACTCCTACCCCACAGACTGGTGCCTGTGTTCATTAAGAATAAAAAAAGACacattaaaacattttaattgATGAAAGATACAAGATGTTAACATATGCTTATATAGTTACATGACTAGTGAAAAGCTTCCACAGCACTGGAGCACCTTATAAcatccccacctccaccactaTATCCTCAATTCATTTTTAGCAATGTTTCTGACTAAGGTACAATGCCACCTGTTACCATAGCAACTAAGCACAGGGCAGAGGCTGGCACTACGTTTTCATTCTGTCTTTGTTATAGAAAATATAAAAGGAACTAAAACCTGAGAAGCATCTTGTTAGAATATTGTTTACCTTTTAGCTTGTTGGAGTCAATTGCTGCCAAAAGCAAAAGCAGCACTTTTACAGGTTTCTATTGGCAATTTCTTCCAAATGAGTTAAGATCTACAGTAGTCTAGGTCTTGAGGAAGACATCCACCAACACGTTGAGTCCACGCACTGCAGCCAAATTAACCAAATGAATATTTGAATCGATAACGTCGAAATGTCTGCTTGAcaattttttaaattgtatatGCATGGACATTTTGTACATGCACCACAAGGCCACGTATTAACTGTTAGTTTATTAAGTTTGATACCTGCCTGCTAAATCGAATAGAAATTGCCTGAAATGAAGGAACACTTCATCACCCAACAATATCTTAGCTAAGGAATTCTAAAGAGCTCTGCCCTTCCTTCTCCCAACATGCTAAATTTAGCCTGGTACCATAAGACGTCCCTCCcctggagagaggaagtggggtCTCGTATAATTTCAGTCCAAAAGCAGGACTCTTACTGCCCTTCTGCAGGTATTGTAGTGACCCTTAAGCAAGTCAAGTGTCTTGGACCTCACAATAACACACGCACAGCCCGACTGCCATGAGATGGGGTTTAGTTAATTAATTAACTAATGTTAATGATTCAAAAGTCCAGGAGGCCCTTTATTTATGTCTTTAGTCTAACAACGCTGACAGCTAGAGCTACGTTACTTTGAACAGTATCAATATACATGTGAATAGTAGCTAGCTCTACGGTTATTACATATTATTGTGGCATGGTCATGTTGCAAGAATATAAGATGCATGGTTGAAAGTCAaattttattttataaaataaTTGAGATATCATCCTCTGGAATCGTTGGTTAAGATCGCTAGAGCTAATGGATTAGAAGACTTACTGTAAGACTTTAATTTAGCTAGCTATAACTCTAAGACAACTTGAACTCTTGGTAACTAGCAAGCTACCCATATCGTATTCAGTTAGACCTAACTAGATGGCTAGATTCCAAGTCCAAACCTAGGTAGCATACTTGCTTCGTAGATTGAACACAAACGTTTTCAAAGACATGACGAGACAGCTCTCTGACAATTCACGTTAGCTACTGTGAGGTGCGATAGTCAGTCTGGCTagtactactagctgaccagtagcctactgtaacgTTGCTTTCAGGCTAGCTCTAGCAGCTAAACAAATCTCTCACCTCAGCCTATGAAATAGAAAGCATAGTATGACCAACATTGCTAGCTAGCCTTGCTTAGTGTTTCGGACCAGCCCTAGAAGAACACCGAAAATAATATTGTGACTTACCTATTCCCTCGATGATGTGAATCAAGGTTTTAAATCGTATCAGGGAATTTCTTGCTCCGTCTTCACTCAGTTTTCTTCGCCCAGTTCCACTCTACTGTTGCTCCTCGGACCGCCCCTTGCCCTGCAGGCTGCGTCTATCTGAACTCTGAGATTACGTGGCAGTATAACATACGCTTTTACTAGGTATCATGGCAAAAAAACGAATGACTAGACATTTTAACTTCTGGGGCAAGAGTGGCGTTAGAGGGGTTTATTCTCCAACCAACAAGTTCGAAGCTGAACTGTAAAATAGTGACAAGCATCGAGGCACAAGGGTTTCTGAAATTGGTGCCAAAGACGAATACGATATTTATTATTAGATTTATTGAGATGTATTATTGTACGGCATTGAAAGAAAATACACGAAACATTATATCAGGTGTCAAGATATTTGTAGTGCAGTTCAGCTAGTTGTTTGCGCAATATTTGTTAGCGAAACATTTCTCCGAGGCTAGAATTAATCTCTGGAATAAATGCAACTATACGATAAAATAGGCCCTAAGAATTTATCTGAGTTAGCTAAAGCCTTGCCGTTACATGCACAATACACAACTGTTAACCCTGACAATTTGTATTGATATATTCAGCAAATAAGTTCCAATAAGACTATATTGCTTGGAGTATGACAATgttgctgttggtgtacagcCCAGGTACAGCATGTGGAGCATGAACAAAAGAGAAAAAGGTAGGCAGGGTGATCTTCTCAGAGTCCCAGAGTCTCCTTCTGCACCTTGCAACCCAACAGGGCATTCCCAGCTGCTACACACTCCGGAACAAagggcactgggggggggggggggggggggggggatgattaTATTACTCATGATGATAGCATAATAACACTAGATGGTAAGGGTTTAACATGTCAGGACAGTTGAACAGTACCATTCTGGGCCTGGATCCATGCCACAGCTTTGATAGCCAGAAGTTGCCACTCGTCCTGGTCTTTGATCTTGAACCCATGGAGCCATATGAGGGCCAGAACAGTGGCCCACACTTCCTGGTCCACCTGGTTCCCCAGAATCCAGGGTGAAGGAGcataggaaggagagggggcaaAAGAGAGAAATCAATTGTATCCATAAACAGGTGCTACACAGACAACATGGGCTGCTGCAGAAGTATAGTAACATTCACAGATCTGATGGTGGATGAATGGATCTCACAGGCTGTCATCAGTGACCCACCTGTTCAGGCTTTGTCTTGTCCACTTCCTCCAGTGTTTTCCCCAGCACAAGGACCAGGGCTGTCTCTAGGACCCAGGAACCAGAAGCTTTCTGAAGGGAGATCAGCTGGAAGAGAGGGTCCCTGGTCAGTTCAGGGACAGTGATGGTGTTTTCAGCCATTTCAAAGCCTGATGGAGAAAATACACAATTTAGTTTACAAGTAAAATATGTACCTGCCAGATTTCATAAAAAATATAGGTGGGTAGAGTACAGAAAACTGCCAAAACCCCCAATATTCAGAAGGGCTGATAGCAAATTCAGGATTTTAGGTTAAAAGACAAGTAACAAGTACCATGTTTGATTGAATGTGTACCTGCATCACAGTAAACTGAGCTCGGTTCACCTGAATAAAAAAAAGTTAGAAAGTAAAAATCATTGTATTTAGCATGTTTGTTAATCAATCACAGTTTTTCTAGCAGGACAAGCTATGACAATCAACCTTACTGATGGTAGTACTACATAGTACATAGCTAGCTTCAAACAGTATCATTCAAATACATTTACGTTTTTTAGGTTTTGCCCTAATACAACATTTGGTATTACTGTTAGCCAATATACAggctatatattttaaatgaaggaaaataaatgtCCAAGAGAAAAAGGCACTCCATgcacaacatgtttttttggCTTTAAAAATTAAATGTGCTTTTCAAATGCAATTGTCTTATTTGTTCTGTTCTGTGCAGCGACAAGTGACACGGGGCAAGAGATGGAGGCTGTGGTGACAGGGTCCAGTGGAGAGAATTTGACAGGTACACAGTGTGTACACAGTAGAC
The genomic region above belongs to Osmerus eperlanus chromosome 11, fOsmEpe2.1, whole genome shotgun sequence and contains:
- the smco4 gene encoding single-pass membrane and coiled-coil domain-containing protein 4, with translation MRQLKGKPKKETSKDKKERKAAMQEARQQVATVVLPTLAVVVLVIVVFVYVATRPGAIE